A single genomic interval of Plantibacter sp. Leaf314 harbors:
- a CDS encoding response regulator, which yields MPTELTVLVVDDDFHVARLHCRIVDELDGFRALPPVGSAAEAARTVATERPDLVLLDGYLPDRNGLDLLVDLPVDTIVVSAASDGASIRRALRSGALGYLVKPFAPQLLQDRLAAYARFRNVLGEAVNADQETIERALRILHSGDTAAPTRSRSATETAVLEAVSAVDGERSAAEVAELVGVSRATAQRYLSALAGRGLLTTQLRYGTTGRPEHRYALTDRSR from the coding sequence ATGCCCACCGAACTCACCGTCCTCGTCGTCGACGACGACTTCCACGTCGCCCGTCTGCACTGCCGGATCGTCGACGAACTGGACGGGTTCCGTGCCCTCCCGCCCGTGGGGTCCGCCGCGGAGGCCGCGCGGACCGTCGCGACGGAGCGTCCGGACCTCGTCCTGCTCGACGGGTACCTGCCCGACCGGAACGGCCTCGACCTCCTCGTCGACCTCCCGGTCGACACCATCGTCGTCTCGGCCGCATCGGACGGCGCATCGATCCGGAGGGCATTGCGATCCGGAGCGCTGGGATACCTCGTGAAGCCGTTCGCCCCGCAACTGTTGCAGGACCGACTCGCGGCGTACGCCCGCTTCCGGAACGTCCTCGGCGAGGCCGTCAACGCCGACCAGGAGACCATCGAACGGGCTCTGAGGATCCTCCACTCCGGGGACACCGCAGCACCGACGCGGTCGCGGTCCGCGACGGAGACGGCCGTCCTCGAGGCGGTGTCGGCCGTGGACGGCGAGCGCTCGGCAGCCGAGGTCGCGGAACTGGTGGGCGTCTCCCGCGCGACCGCCCAGCGGTACCTGTCGGCCCTGGCGGGCCGGGGCCTGCTCACGACGCAGCTGCGGTACGGAACGACCGGTCGGCCGGAACACCGCTACGCCCTCACCGACCGTTCGCGCTGA